Proteins found in one Alteromonas macleodii genomic segment:
- a CDS encoding HDOD domain-containing protein yields the protein MNLDELVSKAEDLFVLPDSVTRLKACMDDEASSIDDIGDIIAFDPSLATQLLRVANSALYRFPNKIDTITRAIQVVGTRSTYDLALAYGVSQAFSEVNGQAIDLDKFWEQSVSCGLLAKYFADMRNIREPERLFVSGLLHNIGELVTVSLMPESATRCQAFNARVSPAELQFGVLGFTYADLSARLIEKWDIPSSIYSPIATIHKGEDVETNVEDKILQLSYVLALDNVNPEIYPSYHNLKPEMHEALSLNRDDLEDALDITNLQCISVISLFNPNAFMLY from the coding sequence ATGAATTTAGATGAATTAGTTTCGAAAGCGGAAGACCTCTTTGTTTTACCAGACTCGGTAACGAGACTTAAAGCTTGTATGGATGATGAAGCTTCAAGCATTGACGATATTGGCGATATCATTGCTTTCGACCCGTCCTTGGCTACCCAGCTACTCAGAGTGGCAAACTCAGCACTCTATCGTTTTCCCAATAAAATTGACACGATAACACGTGCTATCCAGGTTGTGGGGACCCGCTCAACCTACGACTTAGCATTGGCCTATGGTGTAAGTCAGGCATTTAGTGAAGTAAATGGACAAGCAATAGACTTAGACAAGTTCTGGGAACAAAGCGTTTCTTGCGGGTTATTAGCCAAGTATTTTGCCGATATGCGTAATATCAGAGAGCCCGAAAGACTTTTCGTTTCTGGGCTGCTTCACAATATTGGAGAGCTAGTTACCGTTTCGCTTATGCCCGAGTCGGCAACCCGCTGTCAGGCATTTAATGCACGGGTAAGTCCCGCAGAGCTTCAATTTGGCGTATTAGGGTTTACTTACGCAGACTTGTCGGCAAGACTGATCGAAAAATGGGATATCCCTAGTTCAATTTACTCGCCAATTGCCACTATTCACAAAGGCGAAGACGTGGAGACAAATGTAGAAGATAAAATCCTACAGCTCTCTTACGTGCTGGCGCTAGATAACGTAAATCCAGAAATTTATCCAAGCTATCACAATTTAAAACCTGAGATGCACGAGGCGTTATCGCTTAATCGCGACGATTTGGAAGACGCGCTAGATATAACTAACCTCCAATGTATTTCGGTTATTTCCTTGTTTAATCCTAACGCGTTTATGCTCTATTAA
- a CDS encoding spinster family MFS transporter, with protein sequence MAHTHVEGIPANQAGTSRSYRNYVLFILTLVYAFNFIDRQIIGILSPFIKADLGLDDAQLGWLKGIYFALLYTVMGIPIAWLADRYSRVNIIAISLTLWSGFTAASGLAANYMQLAIARIGVGIGEAGGSPPSHSIISDLFPKEKRAGALAIYSLGIPFGVMLAFFASAFFLQGGSADWRTVMYSVGIPGVILAILLKLTVKEPARTVSTPSADDANKPSVKSSLKMLLKIPTWWGMALGISFGSFGNYAISTWVIDYYVRAFAGLDITQLLIVFGIINGTAYALGVWLGGYIADRWGKHNKKAYALLPAIALIIGVPAFYASLQVQDLWLSVGLMALLLFTSGSYLGPSFAMAQTLAPINVRAMSTALFFFVLNIIALGGGPTLTGIISQALVPSLGETEALRQALIYLVVPYAISIAVFLWTSTKIVKDWEMAEARGL encoded by the coding sequence ATGGCCCATACGCACGTTGAAGGTATTCCCGCTAACCAAGCTGGAACATCTAGAAGTTACCGCAATTACGTTCTGTTCATATTAACCTTAGTGTATGCCTTTAACTTTATAGATAGGCAAATTATCGGAATATTATCGCCCTTTATCAAAGCCGATCTGGGGTTAGATGACGCCCAGTTGGGATGGCTTAAAGGCATCTACTTTGCGCTACTTTATACCGTAATGGGTATCCCAATTGCGTGGCTTGCAGACCGTTATAGCCGAGTAAATATCATCGCAATATCATTAACGCTCTGGAGTGGCTTTACTGCAGCATCTGGCCTGGCAGCTAACTATATGCAACTTGCTATTGCTCGCATTGGTGTAGGTATTGGAGAGGCTGGGGGCAGCCCACCATCGCACAGCATTATTTCTGACCTTTTCCCTAAAGAAAAACGCGCTGGAGCTCTGGCCATTTATTCTTTAGGCATTCCATTTGGTGTAATGCTGGCGTTTTTTGCATCAGCGTTCTTTCTACAAGGCGGATCTGCTGACTGGCGTACGGTAATGTACAGCGTGGGTATACCAGGAGTAATACTGGCTATTCTGCTGAAGTTGACGGTAAAAGAGCCCGCTAGAACAGTTTCTACGCCAAGTGCAGATGACGCGAATAAGCCAAGTGTTAAATCTTCACTGAAAATGCTGCTAAAAATACCCACGTGGTGGGGAATGGCGTTAGGTATTTCATTTGGATCGTTCGGCAACTATGCAATATCGACATGGGTCATTGATTACTACGTGCGAGCATTTGCAGGGCTAGATATTACACAACTTCTTATTGTATTTGGCATCATCAACGGTACTGCATACGCATTGGGCGTGTGGTTAGGTGGCTATATAGCTGACAGATGGGGCAAGCACAATAAGAAAGCTTATGCATTGTTGCCAGCTATCGCGCTTATTATCGGTGTGCCTGCCTTCTATGCATCTTTACAAGTTCAAGACTTGTGGTTGTCGGTTGGGCTTATGGCGCTGCTGTTATTTACAAGTGGCTCTTACTTAGGACCTAGTTTTGCAATGGCACAAACCCTTGCGCCAATAAACGTAAGGGCAATGTCGACGGCACTCTTCTTCTTTGTTTTAAATATAATCGCATTAGGCGGTGGACCTACACTTACCGGTATTATAAGCCAAGCGCTGGTGCCGTCCTTAGGCGAGACTGAAGCGCTAAGGCAAGCTTTGATTTACCTAGTAGTTCCTTACGCCATTTCAATTGCAGTGTTCTTATGGACAAGTACTAAAATTGTAAAAGATTGGGAAATGGCAGAAGCTAGGGGCTTGTAG
- the xthA gene encoding exodeoxyribonuclease III yields MKVISFNINGIRARLHQLQAVIDAHQPDIIGLQEIKVHNEQFPVEAVEAMGYHVYFHGQKSHYGVAFLAKKEALSVSMGFPTDEEDAQRRMIILKTTDEAGEPLTILNGYFPQGENEKHETKYPAKRKFYKDLMTYLNENHTPDENVVVMGDVNISHTDLDIGIGEENKKRWLRTGKCSFLPEEREWLNTLIDWGFEDSFRTLNPEANDKFSWFDYRSKGFNDNRGLRIDLILATKTLHSRLHDAGIDYELRGIEKPSDHAPIWAEYKK; encoded by the coding sequence ATGAAAGTAATCTCATTTAATATAAACGGCATACGCGCCCGCTTGCACCAACTACAAGCGGTTATTGACGCTCACCAACCAGACATTATTGGCTTGCAAGAAATTAAAGTTCACAACGAGCAGTTTCCAGTAGAAGCAGTGGAAGCCATGGGCTACCACGTTTATTTTCACGGGCAAAAAAGTCACTACGGCGTAGCGTTTTTAGCAAAGAAAGAAGCCCTTTCTGTTTCTATGGGTTTCCCTACCGACGAGGAAGATGCCCAGCGTAGAATGATCATCTTGAAAACCACTGATGAAGCTGGCGAACCTCTAACTATCCTTAACGGCTATTTCCCTCAAGGTGAAAACGAGAAACACGAAACGAAATACCCTGCTAAGCGCAAGTTTTATAAAGATTTAATGACGTATTTAAACGAGAACCACACCCCTGATGAAAACGTCGTTGTGATGGGCGATGTGAACATCTCTCATACAGATTTAGACATTGGCATTGGTGAAGAAAACAAAAAGCGCTGGTTGAGGACAGGCAAGTGTAGCTTTTTACCGGAAGAGCGTGAATGGTTGAACACACTTATCGATTGGGGTTTTGAGGATAGCTTTAGAACACTTAACCCTGAAGCTAATGACAAGTTTTCGTGGTTCGATTATCGCTCAAAAGGTTTTAATGACAACCGAGGCCTTCGCATAGACCTGATACTGGCTACAAAAACTCTGCATTCACGTCTGCACGATGCTGGCATTGATTATGAATTAAGAGGCATTGAAAAGCCGTCCGACCACGCTCCAATTTGGGCTGAATACAAAAAGTAG
- a CDS encoding energy-coupling factor ABC transporter permease has translation MSSLQLLALLIYGAFLLGAAKHIDFTHFARNKQQQHLMFGTAASLFVLWLFKAGIFEGLDVHFLGLSVLTLMLGFRNAIIASFIALLGANLIGYGTWENFGVNGLLGTILPIGTTYLFYMLSFHRIPRQLFVYIFVCAFFPAALSIALKTLSLGAFYFYEGTYTWDIVFDNYILLIPLLVFPEALLNGMAITLLVIYQPTWVYTFHDKFYLDN, from the coding sequence GTGAGTTCATTACAGTTGTTGGCATTGCTAATCTATGGCGCGTTTTTGTTAGGCGCGGCTAAGCACATCGACTTTACTCACTTTGCTCGCAATAAACAGCAGCAACACCTTATGTTCGGCACTGCTGCCTCTCTATTTGTGCTTTGGTTGTTTAAAGCGGGAATTTTTGAAGGCTTAGATGTTCATTTTCTAGGCCTTTCTGTACTCACCCTCATGTTGGGCTTTAGAAATGCAATTATTGCCTCTTTTATCGCGCTTCTGGGGGCAAACCTGATAGGTTACGGCACGTGGGAAAACTTCGGTGTTAATGGTCTGCTTGGAACTATTTTACCAATTGGAACAACTTACCTTTTCTACATGCTGTCTTTCCACCGTATACCCAGACAGCTGTTTGTATATATTTTTGTGTGTGCCTTTTTTCCTGCCGCACTGTCAATTGCTTTGAAAACATTATCATTGGGCGCCTTTTACTTTTATGAAGGTACATACACATGGGACATCGTTTTCGATAACTATATTTTACTCATTCCGCTATTGGTGTTTCCAGAAGCGCTTTTGAACGGAATGGCGATCACCCTACTCGTTATTTACCAGCCAACGTGGGTGTACACCTTCCACGACAAGTTCTATCTCGACAACTGA
- a CDS encoding biliverdin-producing heme oxygenase has protein sequence MRNLFTALKQDTHANHDILENTFPFSIYHKDSLFDEKAYLAILKIMSMFHQASANAVQQAEFEVPALAAVASMINSGVIQDALNRDIIALTRDSLTEDTHATGTYTDQAYKDTHHNKPSMPYSSSPTSQAISAIYVWLGSSMGANIIVRRLNAMERDIPTNYYQAMAGCAKAWVSFKQEVEKLLPELDLENESFVADAVKDANAWFEYLISLADAEMHNNTSQAVEIS, from the coding sequence ATGCGCAACCTTTTCACTGCTCTTAAACAAGACACCCATGCAAACCACGATATTTTGGAAAACACCTTCCCATTTTCTATTTATCACAAAGACAGTTTGTTCGATGAAAAGGCATACCTCGCTATTTTGAAAATCATGAGTATGTTCCACCAAGCCTCAGCAAACGCTGTTCAACAAGCTGAATTTGAAGTTCCTGCCCTTGCAGCAGTTGCTTCGATGATAAACAGTGGCGTAATTCAAGATGCGCTAAATCGAGACATTATTGCGCTTACCAGAGATTCACTTACCGAAGACACCCACGCTACAGGTACATACACAGACCAGGCTTACAAAGACACCCACCACAACAAACCATCTATGCCATACAGCAGCTCGCCCACCAGCCAAGCTATTTCAGCTATATACGTATGGCTAGGGTCATCGATGGGAGCGAATATCATTGTTCGTAGGCTAAATGCCATGGAGCGCGATATTCCTACAAACTATTACCAAGCAATGGCTGGATGTGCGAAAGCATGGGTGTCATTCAAACAAGAAGTCGAAAAGCTACTCCCTGAACTCGATTTAGAAAATGAAAGCTTTGTTGCAGATGCAGTTAAAGATGCGAATGCATGGTTTGAATATTTGATTTCATTAGCTGATGCTGAAATGCACAACAACACTAGTCAGGCGGTTGAGATTAGCTAG
- a CDS encoding DUF2750 domain-containing protein, giving the protein MFPETIADKLSDAVIEQAMKLSAEERQELVVSYVAKAKEIWMIQGSEGFVMFEGGESVQLPVFPHRDLAQKFVDINEIEGQCVSVELAEFTETWLPGLTKNGVELVMFPTTSDVENLVMTAEDLAAELNGN; this is encoded by the coding sequence GTGTTTCCAGAAACAATTGCAGACAAGTTGAGCGATGCGGTCATTGAGCAAGCGATGAAGCTAAGCGCTGAAGAGCGACAAGAGCTTGTTGTTAGCTATGTAGCGAAAGCAAAAGAAATATGGATGATACAGGGCAGTGAAGGCTTTGTTATGTTCGAAGGCGGCGAGAGCGTTCAATTACCCGTATTCCCACATCGCGACTTGGCGCAAAAGTTCGTAGACATAAATGAAATAGAAGGCCAATGCGTAAGTGTTGAATTGGCTGAATTTACAGAAACTTGGTTACCTGGTCTTACAAAAAATGGTGTGGAACTGGTTATGTTTCCAACAACAAGTGACGTTGAAAACTTAGTTATGACTGCAGAAGATTTAGCTGCCGAACTAAACGGTAATTAG
- a CDS encoding acyl-CoA thioesterase, producing the protein MTVDELLNIPQLSQTSENTWKVDGLVIPKTWGQGRTAFGGISAGMLYTAVKQQVTDNRVLRSFTTNFVGPLSLEAPFSIEVTLLRTGKNVSQYTAHATQDGKSCVFSQACFGVARESGIKVENTEKHDMPLPNKAKFIPQIPKVTPKFLRYFDLAIEDGGIPFTRRKTSHYHGFMRFKQAPAAITDAHIITMIDAWPPTLLQMMKLPAPASTVSWNLEFIHPHKPVSPTDWFGYKAHTRQAADGYGHTEATIWDKDNEVIAISRQTVAVFD; encoded by the coding sequence ATGACAGTAGATGAATTGCTCAATATTCCCCAATTATCACAAACATCGGAAAATACCTGGAAAGTTGACGGGCTAGTCATTCCGAAAACCTGGGGTCAAGGACGAACGGCGTTTGGCGGCATCTCTGCCGGCATGCTATATACCGCTGTGAAGCAGCAGGTAACTGATAATCGCGTATTACGCTCTTTTACTACTAACTTTGTTGGCCCTTTATCCCTCGAAGCCCCTTTTTCTATCGAAGTTACCCTATTAAGAACGGGAAAAAATGTCTCCCAATATACTGCGCATGCCACTCAAGACGGCAAAAGCTGCGTTTTTTCCCAAGCTTGCTTTGGGGTTGCTAGAGAATCTGGTATTAAGGTAGAGAATACCGAAAAACATGATATGCCTTTGCCTAATAAGGCGAAATTTATCCCACAAATACCTAAAGTTACACCAAAGTTTTTACGTTACTTTGACTTAGCCATTGAAGATGGCGGCATTCCTTTTACGCGCAGGAAAACAAGCCACTACCACGGTTTCATGCGTTTTAAACAAGCTCCTGCTGCCATAACTGATGCACACATTATTACCATGATTGATGCCTGGCCGCCTACGCTATTGCAAATGATGAAATTGCCGGCACCGGCTAGCACGGTTAGCTGGAATTTAGAATTTATCCACCCGCATAAGCCAGTAAGCCCTACCGATTGGTTCGGCTATAAAGCCCATACCAGACAGGCAGCTGACGGTTACGGTCATACGGAAGCGACGATTTGGGATAAAGATAACGAAGTCATAGCAATTAGCAGACAAACCGTAGCGGTTTTTGATTAA
- a CDS encoding glycosyltransferase: protein MLNVVVVGYVWPEPNSSAAGQNMLSIIERCLAANFNVTFLTAATDSEHKADLLTMGVNVQPVALNCSSFNALIAEIAPDVVIFDRYMTEEQFSWRVKEVCPNALRVLNTEDLHSLRQARHEAVKKHGDASLAHLHSELAQREIASIIRSDLTLIISKKEMVLLTEHYGVPSAQLQYHPLVVGRSISSPPPFEQRSHFIHIGNFRHAPNWDAVLQLKQHLWPSIKKALPHAELHIYGAYPPKKATQLHNEKQGFLVKGWANDVESVMMNARALIAPLRFGAGIKGKLLDAMRCGTPSITTWIGAEGIAEDSLDVNSDISAKVENEGENLQFAQWPGALCDADTSNAAVIQNYVERAVALYEDEKVWSLANKHTVSLINEFKQQQPEVPLIERISELKEGLNKHRDALFMQSMLWHQTLAASKYMSQWIEAKNK from the coding sequence ATGTTAAATGTTGTTGTAGTCGGCTATGTGTGGCCCGAGCCAAATTCCTCAGCAGCGGGGCAGAATATGCTCTCTATTATCGAGCGTTGCTTAGCCGCTAACTTCAACGTGACATTTTTAACAGCTGCCACCGATAGCGAGCACAAAGCCGATCTTTTAACAATGGGGGTAAATGTTCAGCCTGTGGCACTAAACTGCAGTTCATTTAATGCTCTTATTGCAGAGATTGCCCCAGACGTGGTTATTTTTGATCGCTACATGACTGAAGAACAGTTTTCCTGGCGAGTAAAAGAAGTTTGCCCGAATGCACTTAGAGTACTTAATACCGAAGATTTACACAGCCTTCGCCAAGCAAGACATGAAGCTGTAAAAAAGCATGGCGACGCAAGCCTAGCACATTTACATAGCGAACTGGCCCAAAGAGAAATTGCTTCAATTATTCGAAGCGATCTAACCTTGATTATCTCAAAAAAAGAAATGGTCTTATTGACTGAACACTACGGTGTACCTTCAGCGCAACTTCAGTATCATCCTCTTGTAGTTGGACGTTCTATTAGTTCTCCCCCACCTTTTGAGCAGCGCTCGCATTTTATCCATATTGGTAACTTTCGCCATGCGCCGAATTGGGATGCGGTTTTGCAGTTAAAGCAGCATCTGTGGCCTTCTATAAAAAAAGCATTACCCCATGCTGAATTGCATATTTACGGCGCTTACCCACCTAAGAAAGCAACGCAACTTCACAACGAAAAACAAGGCTTTCTAGTGAAAGGCTGGGCGAACGATGTTGAGTCTGTAATGATGAATGCTAGAGCCCTTATTGCTCCCTTACGATTCGGCGCGGGGATAAAAGGAAAATTACTTGATGCGATGCGCTGCGGCACGCCTAGTATCACGACTTGGATTGGCGCAGAAGGTATTGCTGAAGATAGCCTTGATGTAAACAGCGACATTAGCGCAAAAGTTGAAAACGAGGGTGAAAATTTGCAGTTTGCACAGTGGCCTGGTGCTCTATGCGATGCTGATACTTCTAATGCGGCGGTTATTCAAAACTACGTCGAAAGGGCCGTAGCGCTCTATGAAGACGAGAAGGTATGGAGTTTAGCCAATAAACATACGGTTAGTTTGATAAACGAATTTAAACAGCAGCAGCCAGAGGTGCCGCTTATTGAAAGAATAAGTGAGTTAAAAGAAGGGCTGAATAAACATAGAGATGCGCTGTTTATGCAAAGTATGTTGTGGCATCAAACGCTTGCAGCAAGTAAATATATGAGCCAGTGGATTGAAGCAAAGAACAAGTAG
- a CDS encoding alpha/beta fold hydrolase yields the protein MSSSELSFHFAHANGFPAGSYNAMFSALPSHFNRLHVERFGHDPQLPVNGNWRNQVHELIKHIKKENKDPRGVYGIGHSFGAVITYMAACEAPELFRGVILFDPPLVVGPLSYFFKFAKHTPLINKLTPAKLAQTRNTRWPSNTDMVAYFHGKALFRDMDKRCVRDYVKSVTESKGDNISLTFRADVEADLFRNVPHNLGKYKGKLKCPAVLATGSSSNVCKPEMYSRLMKHNAIEHAVLDGGHMFPLEHPEAVASFIEQTLTRWNNEAN from the coding sequence GTGTCCTCGTCAGAGTTGAGTTTTCATTTTGCCCATGCAAACGGGTTTCCTGCAGGAAGCTATAACGCAATGTTTTCGGCGTTACCCAGCCACTTTAACCGTTTGCACGTTGAGCGATTCGGGCACGACCCTCAGCTTCCCGTAAATGGCAACTGGCGCAATCAGGTTCACGAACTCATTAAACATATTAAGAAAGAAAACAAAGATCCGCGCGGTGTTTACGGTATAGGGCATTCGTTTGGAGCCGTAATTACCTACATGGCGGCGTGTGAGGCGCCTGAGCTATTTAGGGGCGTTATTTTATTCGACCCACCGCTAGTAGTTGGCCCACTGAGTTACTTCTTTAAGTTTGCGAAACATACACCTTTAATTAATAAACTAACGCCTGCAAAACTTGCGCAAACGCGTAATACACGTTGGCCAAGCAATACTGATATGGTTGCGTACTTTCATGGCAAAGCACTGTTTAGAGATATGGATAAACGATGCGTACGTGACTATGTGAAGTCTGTTACAGAGAGTAAGGGAGACAATATCTCACTAACATTTCGGGCTGACGTGGAAGCTGATTTATTTCGCAACGTGCCTCATAACCTCGGGAAATACAAAGGAAAGCTAAAGTGCCCTGCAGTATTGGCGACGGGTAGCAGCAGCAATGTATGTAAGCCCGAAATGTACTCGCGACTGATGAAGCATAATGCAATTGAACATGCGGTATTAGATGGGGGGCATATGTTCCCGTTAGAGCATCCTGAAGCAGTAGCGAGCTTCATTGAGCAAACCCTTACAAGGTGGAACAATGAGGCGAATTGA
- a CDS encoding SufE family protein — protein MNSDETLLPLASSLAASKGWDDFTRTLMLAGKSLTPLPLDERTSDTAVEGCESPVWMAYLKEQGGIMAYSPSKVIRGVLAVLLEKANTLSEAQRENFDFESYLSRCQLERYLSQSRGNGIKSVIAKLKGV, from the coding sequence ATGAATTCGGATGAAACTTTGCTTCCTTTAGCTTCATCGCTTGCCGCTTCAAAAGGGTGGGATGATTTCACTCGCACACTTATGTTAGCGGGTAAATCTTTAACGCCACTCCCTTTAGATGAACGCACATCAGACACAGCAGTTGAAGGGTGTGAAAGCCCTGTGTGGATGGCATATTTAAAGGAACAAGGCGGCATAATGGCGTACTCGCCAAGTAAGGTAATTCGGGGAGTACTTGCTGTATTACTTGAAAAAGCCAATACCTTGTCCGAAGCACAGCGTGAAAATTTTGACTTCGAAAGTTACTTGTCTCGATGCCAGTTAGAGCGATATCTAAGTCAGTCGCGAGGCAACGGAATAAAGTCAGTGATAGCAAAGTTGAAGGGCGTATAG